The Bdellovibrio sp. NC01 genome includes the window TGAATACTATCGAGCCATTGGCAAAACCACGCGCTTACCAGTCGCTTTGACTTATCTTACAATGATTTGTTCGTCGATCTTGTGGCTTTACGCTTTACGTAGACAACATCGTTCATTGCCATTTTATATGGTGATTGGAGTTTTACTTTGTCAATTGCAGGAAGCTTCTTTGTCGTATTTTGGGCATTATAAAATCAATGACATGCTAATGGCATACGCGAATAGCAATACCGTCGTTCAAGAATGGCAAAGCCTGCGCGAAGAACTCAATCAATTCTATTATCTGCATTTTGCGATGAATTTAACCGCGTTCGTGATCGGTCTCGCTGCGATCTTTATTGTGAAAGGAATTTTCTTTCACAACAAACCCATAAACTAAAAAAGCCCCAAGTTCCCTTTGGGGCTTTTTCATTTTTTTATTCTACTGTTACTGACTTCGCCAAGTTACGTGGCTGATCAACATCGTAACCCAGGTTGCAAGCAAGATGATAAGACATCAATTGCAATGGAATCACTGACAGGATCGTATTCACTGTCCAGTGAGCTTTCGGCAATGCCAAGTAGTGCTCGCTGATACCACGCAATTTATCGTTTTCGCCTGTGCCGATAGAAATAATTTTTCCACCACGCGCACGAGCTTCTTCCAAGTTGCTGATCGTTTTTTCGTACCAGTGATCTGTTGGTGCAACCATCACGATCGCCATACGTTCATCAATCAACGCCAAAGGACCATGCTTCATTTCGCCTGCGGCATAACCTTCAGCGTGCATGTAAGCAAGTTCCTTCAATTTCAAAGCACCTTCCATCGCGATTGGGAAGCTTGTGCCACGACCCATGTACAAGAAGCCACGGAATTGTTTCAAATCGTTCGCTGCTTCATTGAAGTATTTGTCGAACGCAAGAACCGATTCCATTTGGCTTGGTACTGCCAACAAAGATTTTACAAGCTCTGCTTGTTCTTTGTCGTTCAAGTTGCCGCGTGTGTGCGCCATTGCGATAGCCAAGCAATTCAATACCGCCAAAGTACTTGTGAACGCTTTTGTTGAAGCGACACCGATCTCTGGACCTGAATTCATGTACAAGTGACCGTGAGCTTCACGATCAATTGTTGAGTTGCGTACGTTACAGATACTCAAAGTCGTTGCACCCATTTCTTTTGCAAGACGGATGGCTGCCAACGTATCTGCCGTTTCACCAGATTGAGAAATCGTCATCACCAACGTTTTCGCTGGGATCACAGGATTGCGGTAACGGAACTCAGAAGCGATATCCACTTCAACCGGAATGCGCGCTAATTGTTCGATCAAGTATTTACCAACAGTACCGGCATAATAACTTGTACCGCAGGCAATGATGAAGACGCGTTCGATACCTTTGAACACTTCCTGAGTTTTCGCCCAGTCCGTCGCGATATCAAGCTCTTCCAGTTTTTGCACCGGTTGACCACCGAAGCCCACTTTTTTCAAAGCGACTGCGAAAGTCTCTGGGTTCACGTGAGGTTCGATGGCAGAAGCTACGGCACGTGGCTGCTCATAAATTTCTTTAAGCATGTAGTGAGCGTAGCCTTGTTTTTCAACCATCTCTGGGTTCCAGTTCAATTCAACAACTTTCTTTTGAATTGGGAAACCGTTCGCAGAGAAGAACTTCACGTCAGCACCTTTGATTTCAGCAATTTCGCGGTCATCAAGGTAAACGAATTTTTTAGTGTATTGGATCAACGCTTGAACGTCTGATGCCACGAACATTTCTTTTTCGCCAAGACCAACAACCAATGGTGGGCCGTCTTTGAAAGCGATCAAACGATCTGGTTCTTGTTCCCACATCACAAGGATCGAAAACGCACCACGAAGTTTCGTCAAAGTTCTTTCAACAGCTTTGAAAAGATCTTTTGTGTTTTCAACTTCATTGGCGATCAAGTGAGCAACAAGCTCTGTATCTGTGTCAGACGTGATATCCGCACCTTGAGCCAAAAGTTCTTCACGGATATCAAGATAGTTTTCGATAATACCGTTATGAACAAGGTTGATGCCACGAACTTGGTGAGGATGGGCATTGCGCTCTGACGGTTTACCGTGAGTCGCCCAACGAGTATGACCGATACCCAAGTGGCCATCGAATTTTTCGCCCACAAGTTTGTCTTCAAGAGCTTTCAATTTCCCTTGAGCACGAACACGTTTTGTTTTGCCATGATCAAGAACAGCAATACCGGCGCTGTCATAACCACGGTATTCTAATTTTTTTAAACCGCTAATGATAATGTCTTTAGGATTTTGAGGTCCAAGATAACCTACGATACCGCACATATACTCACCTACTCTTTGCTGTCAGTCTCTGTCGACTTGACAGCGTAATTTTCTTTTACAAATTGTTTACCACGCGCCACTGCAAGAGCTTTTGCAGGAACGTCTTTCGTGATTGTTGAACCGGAACCAATCACAGCATCGTCACCGATAGAGATCGGAGCGATGAATTGTGTATCACTGCCAACGAACACACGGTTACCAATCTTCGTTTTATATTTCTTTCTGTCCGCAGCGTAGTTGCAAGTTATAGTTCCGCAACCTACGTTCACTTCTTCGCCAACTTCTGCGTCGCCAAGATACGTCAAGTGACCTGCTTTAGATTTCTTACCGAATTTGGTTTTTTTCATCTCAACAAAGTTACCAACATGCGCTTCTTCCATGATTTCTGTTTCAGGGCGAAGACGCGCGTAAGGTCCCACAGAAACCTTATCGTGCAACTTAGAGCTTTCAAGATACGAACCGCCGCGTACTTGAACGCTGTTGGCGATTTCGCAATCAGAAATGAATGAATTTGATTCGATCACACAGAACGAACCGATTTGTGTACGACCACGAATGAAGACATTTGGATACAACACAGTGCCAGCGCCGATTTGCACAGACTCTTCCACATACGCTGTACGTGGGTCGATCATCAACACCCCGTCTTCAAGCAATTGCAAAGCTTTACGTTTGAAAATCAAACGCGTTGCTTTCGCAAGCTCCACTTGATTATTCACGCCCACAGCAACCTTTGGATTTCCTTTGATCGCTTGCACGCGGCATTTGTCTTGAATGCACAAAGAAATCAAATCAGTGATGTAGAATTCTTTTTTCGCGTTGTTGTTTTGAATTTGCGGAAGGTATTGCGCAAGCACTTCTGCTTTAGCGATGTAGATACCTGTGTTGATCTCTTTAATTTTCAAAGCTTCTGCAGATGCGTCTTTGGCTTCAACGATGGCCATCAATTCACCACGGTTACGCACGATACGACCGAACTCGCCAGGATTTTTCAATTCGGCAGTTACAACCGCAAGATCACATTTTTCGTCGCGGAAAATTCTTAGGAAATCTTTGATGTCAGACGCTTCGATCAATGGATGGTCACCATTCATGATCACAACATCGCCTTCGATGTTTTCTGGTTTAGCACAACGAACTGCGTGTGCTGTTCCCAATTGTTCGTCTTGCACGTAGCACGCAACACCCATTGGTTCTACAACTTGACGAACCAATGCTTGGCCGTGACCAACGATAACGCGAACTTCTGCAGCACCCGCTTGTTTTGACGCCTGAATTACTTTTTCAATCATCGGACGGCCTGCTACTGGATGAAGCACTTTTGGAAGAGGTGACTTCATACGAGTCCCTTTTCCCGCAGCTAAGGCGATCACTGTCAATTTTTGGGCGGATTGTTCTGCCATGTTCAAAGTTCCTTTTAAAAGCTTTTCTTCTATGAAAAAAACAGGTTCAATTATGTCATGCAAGCAAACATTTTTCATCAATCTTCTTGGGCTACGACTGCAATCGGTACTCCCATTGAGCTGTATAAAAAAACACACAGTGGAAGTGGTTTTTCCGAACAGCCCATTCTGATGATTGGTGGCGTTCACGGCGATGAACCCGAAGGCGTTCGCCTTGCGAATGAACTTCTAAAATGGCTCCAAGAAAATGAGAAAACTCGTAGCCAAATGATCCGCCCATGGATTCTTATTCCATGTATTAATCCAGATGGATTCGCGAAGAACCAAAGAACGAACTCCAATGGCGTGGATCTTAATCGCAACTTCCCTTCCTCTGACTGGAATTCCGAGGCGAAAGCCCCACGATACTATCCCGGCCCTTCGCCTGGGAGCGAGCGTGAAGTTCAGGCATTGGTAAAACTCATTGAGGACGAAAAGCCACAGCTTATAGTACACTTTCACTCATGGGAGCCTTGCGTTGTATACACGGGTTCTCCGGGCCAAAAAGCCGCAGAGATCCTCGCAACGGGCACGGGATACGAATGTCGCGAAGACATTGGTTACCCCACTCCGGGAAGTTTAGGACAGTACGGTTGGATCGAGCACAAAACTCCTGTGATCTGCATTGAAGAGCAAGAGAGCATCGATCTGGATAAAGTGTGGCCTCATTTCCGCAAGGGACTTGAACTTTTACTGACGGGAGGGAGCATCTAATGGCGAAGTATAAATCTCTCGTCTTTGACTTGGATGACACTCTTCTTGATACGTCGGGCCTGTTGGTGCCGATGGCTTCCTTAAGAGCATGTCAGGCGATGATCAATGCGGGACTTCAGTGCACTCTTGAAGACTGTATGAAGATGCGACATGCCCTCGCTTCTGAATTTTCGCACACGGAAATTTTTACGCAGATCGCGAACCACTATGGCACGAACACGAAGGGCAAAGCCGTTCACGATGCTTTAGAGGAATTCTATAATCCTGAAATTCCGATGGTGTTGCCTTTGATGGCCGGTGCCACAGAAAATCTTCTGCACTTAAAAGAACAATACACTTTGTATCTTGTGACGATGGGTTCTTTCGAAGCGCAGGTTGATAAAATCCGCGCTTTGCAAATCGATAAATTCTTTAAAAAGATTTACGTCTTAAATGGTTTCATCGGCGAAAAAAAAGAAATCGCCTTCAAAGATATTTTGAATAACGAAGGCCACGAAGCGCACGAACTTCTGAGCATCGGCAATCGTCTGTCGAGTGAAATTCGCGACGCCAAACGCTTAGGTTCGGATACTTGCTACTTCGCGCACGGTGAACACATCGGTGAAAAAGCGCAGTATCCCGAAGATCACCCTGACTTTACGATTTTCCATCACAAGGATCTGATCACGACATGCGGACTTTAAAAGCCAGCTTCCTGCTTATCGGTCCCTGGGATGCGCGCCTTCAAGAATTAGGTGCGCATGTTGCCACGGATTTGAATCAGGCATGGCACTGGATTCAAGATTCCACTTACAACGTTGTCGCCTTATCAGTGACTTTGGTTCTTGGAAAAAAGTTCGATGAGTTTTATGAAGAAATCAAACGCTCTAATCCCGCGACACAGTTCATCGCCGTCGTGCCACAGGATTTTTCTGCAAATCAGTTAGCAGTTCTTCATCAGGAATATACGTTCTTTCGTGTGATGACGACATTCCAAGATCCCGATCTGGAAAGTCATTTGTTTTCAGCACTGGAAGAAGCCAATCAACGTAAACAAGATGAAAACCTCGCTTTACTGATTCGCGAACAGACTGCAAAACTGAAACGCTTGCAAATTGAATTGGAAGAACGTGTTCAGAAAAGAACACGTTTCCTAACGGAAGCTCGTCGCAAATTGTTCTTAACGAATTCACGGATCGAAGGCTTTAAAGGCGCTTTGATGGCGGTCCATCAGGCAAGCTCTGTGGGTGAAATTGAACAGCTATTAAATGATTCTTTAGCTGCGACCGTGCAGACTTCGTGGATTCGCATTTTCTTTCATCCTCAAGATGAAATTTTCGCACGCCAAGTAACGGCGCAATTGAATTTCACACAACTGCAAGTGCCACTGTTTAGGCAGCACGAAAAAGTGGGTTCGATTTTTTATCTGCGTGCCCCCGATCATCCCTTCACGAAGGATGAAAGCGATTTCTTAATGCGCACGGCGGAAGCTGTGGCGCTGGCACTGGATCGTATTCAAAAACTTAAAGAATCCGAATCTTTAAAAGAACAGTGGGAAGCGACTTTTAACTCGATGTCGGATCCTGTCGTTTTGATTGATCATAACTACAATATCATTCAATCAAATAAAGCAGCCGACGAACGCTTACGTGAACGCGAGCACATGATTCCAGCGCGCAAATGCCATCAGGCTTTGTACAATCGCGAGGAACCATGTCCTGGCTGTCAACGTGGCGGCAACTTCCGCGTGCAATCTTCCGATGCACAACCGCGCACGTTTGAAGTTTACAGTCACAGTCTGGTGCTAGATTCAGATAAGCCTGCTGTTTATGTAAATCTTTATCACGACATCACAGCGCAATTAAAAATGGAGCGTCAGATCCTTGAGTCTGCAAAAATGGCAGAGCTTGGAACGATCGGTTCTTCGATTGCACATGAGTTGAATAATCCATTGGGAGGTATTCTTTCTTTCACTCAACTTATTAAGATGGAAATGAAACCCGACAATCCGCTTTATCCCGATATCGTCGAGATGGAAGCGGGCGTGCAACGCTGTAAAGAGATCGTGCAAAATCTTTTGGGCTTCACCCGCAATCCAAATGCCGATCAAGAAGGCGATTGCAGTTTGAAAGAAGTGTGCACGCGTGCACTTAAAATTGTTGAGCTACAAACGAAGTCACAAGGCATGGACGTGCGCTTGCACTTCCCTGGGACCGATGTTGAAGTTCTTGGGCACTTAAATCTGTTGGCCCAAGCTTTGAAGAATCTGCTGCAGAATTCTATAGACAGAATTAATGAAAAAAATCGTCAGCTCAAAGGTTTCAAAGGCCAGATCGATATAGAAATTTCTGCTGGTCCAGGGTTTGCCCATATTTTCATCAAAGACAATGGCCTACCCGAAAAAAATCCAAGTCTTCCTATAGGTTTAGGTGTTCCAGTGGCTACTCAGATCCTTCGCGATCATGAAGCGGACCTCGAATTTTTCTCGGGTCCGGAGCACGAAAATGTGGCAAAAATTTCCTTCACCCGTCTAGTTTTGAGGTCCTGAAACCCTTTCTGGGCGCGGATTTTTTGACAGTCCAGTCAAAATCAACTTATCCTGAACAGGTAGTTCGATTCCGTCGAATTACTTAAAGAACCCACCATGGAAGGAAGGTTCATGCGAACTCAACGCGTTCTTATATTAGATGACGAGTCATCACTTCGCACAGCACTCTTCAGAGTGTTAGATCGCAAAGGACTTAACGTCATCACAGCCAACAAAATCGAAGAAGCAAAAGTTTTGTGTCAAGGCGATGTGCCTGTTGATCTTGCTATCGTAGATTTGAATCTTCCGGACGGAGACGGCATTGAATTCATGACTTATTTAAAGTCATTGAATCCAGCTGCGGAAGTAATCATTTTGACTGGTCACGCGACAATTGAATCTGCAATTCGTGCAACTCAAAAAGGCGCCTTCCATTTCGTGACTAAGCCATTCAATCTTGAAGAGCTGATGAGCTTGATCGAGAAAGCTTTGACTCACAAGAAGTTGCAACAAGAAAACCAGCAACTTCGTTCTGAATTAAATAAGAAATATAAATTCGACCAAATCATCGGTTCCAGCGAACAAATTCAAAACGTTTTGCGTTTGATTGAACGTGTTGCTGATTCTGATTCAACAGTGTTGATCACGGGTGAGTCTGGAACAGGTAAAGAATTGATGGCTCGTGCGATTCACTACAACTCGCCACGTGCGAACGGTCCTTTCGTTCCAATTAACTGTGGCGCGATTCCGTCGGAGCTTTTGGAAAGTGAATTGTTCGGTCATATGAAAGGTGCCTTCACAGGTGCTATCGCAAACCGTGTCGGTCGTTTTGAAATGGCTGACGGCGGTACGATCTTCCTGGATGAAATCGGCGACCTTGAACCTTCGTTGCAAGTGAAACTTCTTCGCGCTTTGCAAGAACGTAGCTTCGAACCAGTGGGTTCTACAAAAACCGTGACAGTGAATGTTCGTGTGATCGCAGCGACGAACTTGAATTTAGAAGATGCTGTTGAAAACAACAGATTCCGCGAAGACTTGTACTATCGTTTGAACGTTATTCCGTTGGTGGTGCCAGCATTGCGTGAACGTAAAGCTGATATTCCGTTGTTGTTGAATCACTTCATGGAAGTGTTCAGCAAAACGAAAGGCCGCGGTTTGACTGGTATCACAACAGACGCGTTGGATGCTTTGGTAAATTACGGCTGGCCAGGAAATATTCGTGAGCTTGAAAATCTTGTTGAGCGCATGACCATCCTTAAAGGCCAAGGCTCGATCGAAATCAGTGATCTTCCGCCGAAATATAAATCAAGCAAAGTCGTTTCGACTGACGTTGGTTCGTTGGAAATTCCTGATTCAGGAATGGACTTCAACACAGCAGTTGATAGCTTCGAAAACACTTTGATCTTGAAGGCGCTAGAAAAAACAGGCTGGAACCGCAACCAAGCGGCGGCCCTGTTAAGACTGAACAGAACAACGTTGGTAGAGAAGATCAAAAAGAAAGGTCTGACTCCCCCGAACGATGTGAACCCTACTTAATCAAGAATTCCTTCAGGCCCCTTCGCTAAGTCTTTACCTCCTCAAAATGAAGACTGTGTGAAGGGGCTTTTTTTATAGCCCGCAGTACACGCAGCTTACGCCATTACGCTCACCATCAGTGAAATTCGGCAAACATTGCGTTGAATGAGATCCACACTTATCGCAGCTTTCAGCAACTTCGGTCGCACATCCTTGAAACGCCAAGGGACGAAGCATTCCAAAAGTCTGCGGTGGCGCGCTTTGACAGCCTGGATTGGGGCGTGGACGAGGATTGTGTCCTTCGCATTCACCTGGCAAACAACCGATCGCAGCTCCTGCCAAAGAAGCTTGGGTTAAAAGACCAACAAACATCGCCATAGCGAAAAATAATTTCATGATTACCTCCGATATTTGCAACCTACATTAGAGCGCTCCGGGTGGCTGTTGACTTCTTTGCAAGTTCGAACATACTTTTTGTCAACATGAGCAAATTTGAAATTTCCCCAGAAGATTGCCTGATTACACTGGAATTCCGCGACTCTGCTTCATTACGTGAAGTGGCGACGCGTTTAAACTGTGATCCGTCAGCCCTTGTACGCAAAGTCCAACGAATTGCTTCCGAGCATGGTCTTCTAGAAAAAGTAAAAGGGCGCTGGGTTTTAACGGCAAAGGG containing:
- the glmS gene encoding glutamine--fructose-6-phosphate transaminase (isomerizing); this encodes MCGIVGYLGPQNPKDIIISGLKKLEYRGYDSAGIAVLDHGKTKRVRAQGKLKALEDKLVGEKFDGHLGIGHTRWATHGKPSERNAHPHQVRGINLVHNGIIENYLDIREELLAQGADITSDTDTELVAHLIANEVENTKDLFKAVERTLTKLRGAFSILVMWEQEPDRLIAFKDGPPLVVGLGEKEMFVASDVQALIQYTKKFVYLDDREIAEIKGADVKFFSANGFPIQKKVVELNWNPEMVEKQGYAHYMLKEIYEQPRAVASAIEPHVNPETFAVALKKVGFGGQPVQKLEELDIATDWAKTQEVFKGIERVFIIACGTSYYAGTVGKYLIEQLARIPVEVDIASEFRYRNPVIPAKTLVMTISQSGETADTLAAIRLAKEMGATTLSICNVRNSTIDREAHGHLYMNSGPEIGVASTKAFTSTLAVLNCLAIAMAHTRGNLNDKEQAELVKSLLAVPSQMESVLAFDKYFNEAANDLKQFRGFLYMGRGTSFPIAMEGALKLKELAYMHAEGYAAGEMKHGPLALIDERMAIVMVAPTDHWYEKTISNLEEARARGGKIISIGTGENDKLRGISEHYLALPKAHWTVNTILSVIPLQLMSYHLACNLGYDVDQPRNLAKSVTVE
- the glmU gene encoding bifunctional UDP-N-acetylglucosamine diphosphorylase/glucosamine-1-phosphate N-acetyltransferase GlmU, with product MAEQSAQKLTVIALAAGKGTRMKSPLPKVLHPVAGRPMIEKVIQASKQAGAAEVRVIVGHGQALVRQVVEPMGVACYVQDEQLGTAHAVRCAKPENIEGDVVIMNGDHPLIEASDIKDFLRIFRDEKCDLAVVTAELKNPGEFGRIVRNRGELMAIVEAKDASAEALKIKEINTGIYIAKAEVLAQYLPQIQNNNAKKEFYITDLISLCIQDKCRVQAIKGNPKVAVGVNNQVELAKATRLIFKRKALQLLEDGVLMIDPRTAYVEESVQIGAGTVLYPNVFIRGRTQIGSFCVIESNSFISDCEIANSVQVRGGSYLESSKLHDKVSVGPYARLRPETEIMEEAHVGNFVEMKKTKFGKKSKAGHLTYLGDAEVGEEVNVGCGTITCNYAADRKKYKTKIGNRVFVGSDTQFIAPISIGDDAVIGSGSTITKDVPAKALAVARGKQFVKENYAVKSTETDSKE
- a CDS encoding DUF2817 domain-containing protein; protein product: MQANIFHQSSWATTAIGTPIELYKKTHSGSGFSEQPILMIGGVHGDEPEGVRLANELLKWLQENEKTRSQMIRPWILIPCINPDGFAKNQRTNSNGVDLNRNFPSSDWNSEAKAPRYYPGPSPGSEREVQALVKLIEDEKPQLIVHFHSWEPCVVYTGSPGQKAAEILATGTGYECREDIGYPTPGSLGQYGWIEHKTPVICIEEQESIDLDKVWPHFRKGLELLLTGGSI
- a CDS encoding HAD hydrolase-like protein, producing MAKYKSLVFDLDDTLLDTSGLLVPMASLRACQAMINAGLQCTLEDCMKMRHALASEFSHTEIFTQIANHYGTNTKGKAVHDALEEFYNPEIPMVLPLMAGATENLLHLKEQYTLYLVTMGSFEAQVDKIRALQIDKFFKKIYVLNGFIGEKKEIAFKDILNNEGHEAHELLSIGNRLSSEIRDAKRLGSDTCYFAHGEHIGEKAQYPEDHPDFTIFHHKDLITTCGL
- a CDS encoding histidine kinase dimerization/phospho-acceptor domain-containing protein; translated protein: MRTLKASFLLIGPWDARLQELGAHVATDLNQAWHWIQDSTYNVVALSVTLVLGKKFDEFYEEIKRSNPATQFIAVVPQDFSANQLAVLHQEYTFFRVMTTFQDPDLESHLFSALEEANQRKQDENLALLIREQTAKLKRLQIELEERVQKRTRFLTEARRKLFLTNSRIEGFKGALMAVHQASSVGEIEQLLNDSLAATVQTSWIRIFFHPQDEIFARQVTAQLNFTQLQVPLFRQHEKVGSIFYLRAPDHPFTKDESDFLMRTAEAVALALDRIQKLKESESLKEQWEATFNSMSDPVVLIDHNYNIIQSNKAADERLREREHMIPARKCHQALYNREEPCPGCQRGGNFRVQSSDAQPRTFEVYSHSLVLDSDKPAVYVNLYHDITAQLKMERQILESAKMAELGTIGSSIAHELNNPLGGILSFTQLIKMEMKPDNPLYPDIVEMEAGVQRCKEIVQNLLGFTRNPNADQEGDCSLKEVCTRALKIVELQTKSQGMDVRLHFPGTDVEVLGHLNLLAQALKNLLQNSIDRINEKNRQLKGFKGQIDIEISAGPGFAHIFIKDNGLPEKNPSLPIGLGVPVATQILRDHEADLEFFSGPEHENVAKISFTRLVLRS
- a CDS encoding sigma-54 dependent transcriptional regulator, coding for MRTQRVLILDDESSLRTALFRVLDRKGLNVITANKIEEAKVLCQGDVPVDLAIVDLNLPDGDGIEFMTYLKSLNPAAEVIILTGHATIESAIRATQKGAFHFVTKPFNLEELMSLIEKALTHKKLQQENQQLRSELNKKYKFDQIIGSSEQIQNVLRLIERVADSDSTVLITGESGTGKELMARAIHYNSPRANGPFVPINCGAIPSELLESELFGHMKGAFTGAIANRVGRFEMADGGTIFLDEIGDLEPSLQVKLLRALQERSFEPVGSTKTVTVNVRVIAATNLNLEDAVENNRFREDLYYRLNVIPLVVPALRERKADIPLLLNHFMEVFSKTKGRGLTGITTDALDALVNYGWPGNIRELENLVERMTILKGQGSIEISDLPPKYKSSKVVSTDVGSLEIPDSGMDFNTAVDSFENTLILKALEKTGWNRNQAAALLRLNRTTLVEKIKKKGLTPPNDVNPT